Proteins from a genomic interval of Rhizobium leguminosarum:
- a CDS encoding IS5 family transposase, which translates to MPHKFNADRRDKIAKQKFKVTNWAAYNESLRQRGDLTVWVSDEALALWTAPRRRSRGGQPKYSDLAITLCLTLRVVYGLALRQTQGLMRSVAALMEFDIAVPDFSTLSRRSKGLALPSTKSGARASGPVYLVVDSTGLKVFGEGEWLENKHTIKVKRKRWRKLHIGLDLASGEIVCADLTTDDVGDPTALPGLLDQIDGPVAKFIADGAYDGAPTRDLLETRFGEIVEIIIPPPKTAVESPQSAFNPTVRDRHIAEIENKGRMAWQKSTGYNQRSRVETQMGRWKTVIGPKLKARNFDNQKTEAKIGVHVLNRMTELGRPELRRVV; encoded by the coding sequence ATGCCGCATAAGTTCAATGCCGACCGACGGGACAAGATAGCCAAGCAGAAGTTTAAGGTGACGAATTGGGCGGCCTATAATGAAAGCCTGCGTCAACGTGGTGATTTGACCGTGTGGGTGAGTGATGAGGCCCTTGCTTTATGGACGGCGCCGAGGCGGAGATCGCGGGGCGGTCAGCCGAAATACTCGGATCTGGCGATCACATTGTGCTTGACCCTACGCGTCGTCTACGGGCTGGCGCTACGCCAGACCCAAGGTCTGATGCGCAGCGTTGCGGCGCTGATGGAGTTCGATATTGCCGTGCCTGACTTCTCCACCCTGTCGCGCCGGAGCAAAGGGCTGGCGTTGCCGTCGACAAAGTCCGGAGCCAGAGCGTCCGGTCCTGTTTATCTGGTGGTCGATAGCACGGGGTTAAAAGTCTTCGGTGAGGGCGAGTGGCTGGAAAACAAGCACACAATCAAGGTGAAACGTAAAAGATGGCGCAAGCTTCACATTGGTCTTGATCTTGCTAGTGGTGAGATTGTCTGCGCGGATCTAACCACGGATGATGTTGGCGATCCGACCGCTTTGCCAGGTCTTCTGGATCAGATTGATGGCCCAGTTGCCAAGTTTATCGCTGATGGCGCCTATGACGGAGCGCCGACCCGTGATCTTCTGGAGACACGCTTCGGCGAGATCGTGGAGATCATTATCCCGCCTCCCAAGACAGCAGTTGAAAGTCCGCAATCGGCGTTCAATCCAACGGTACGGGACCGCCATATCGCCGAAATCGAAAACAAGGGCCGGATGGCTTGGCAGAAATCCACCGGCTATAACCAGCGCAGCCGGGTGGAGACCCAGATGGGTAGATGGAAGACGGTCATTGGGCCAAAACTCAAAGCGAGGAACTTCGACAATCAGAAAACAGAAGCCAAGATCGGCGTCCACGTTCTCAACCGGATGACTGAACTTGGCCGTCCAGAATTGCGGCGTGTTGTATGA
- a CDS encoding VOC family protein yields MRVAFCGGRLLAALPRRLMGPIVIALQSEYLDGLDRTLGKAAPVVRIVMFTSGNIDVEFLQPGPEKSAWRDLLEEKGPGCHHIAFRTKNLTERTRYLEDKGHRLLQRGEFDSDKEVQPKQA; encoded by the coding sequence ATGCGGGTTGCCTTCTGCGGCGGCAGGTTATTGGCCGCCCTTCCTCGCCGGCTGATGGGTCCGATCGTGATCGCGTTACAGTCCGAGTACCTTGATGGGCTCGATCGAACGCTGGGCAAAGCGGCGCCAGTCGTCCGGATTGTCATGTTCACGTCCGGCAATATCGACGTCGAGTTCCTGCAGCCCGGCCCGGAAAAGAGCGCCTGGCGCGATCTGCTGGAGGAGAAAGGCCCCGGCTGCCACCACATCGCCTTCAGGACGAAGAATCTCACCGAGCGAACCCGCTATCTGGAAGACAAGGGCCACCGCCTGCTCCAGCGTGGCGAATTCGACAGCGACAAGGAAGTTCAGCCGAAGCAGGCATGA
- the nadC gene encoding carboxylating nicotinate-nucleotide diphosphorylase: protein MPLQGVPEMSLVPLPRLIVEPLVRAALLEDLGLAGDITSASVIPRDHRSTVVMAARQSGVIAGLDAAELAFSLVDPEIVLRRHLQDGDAVKPGDVIATIEGRSRGLLSAERTALNFLGHLSGIATVTAQIAAAIRGTKASVACTRKTTPGLRALEKYAVRAGGGMNHRFALYDAVLIKDNHVAIAGGVAEAIRRARAGVGHMVKIEVEVDTLDQLREAMETGVDAILLDNMTPDQLREAVAIVAGRAITEASGRVTPITAAEIAASGVDLISVGWLTHSAPVLDIGLDFVEAVTATEVSPKRIAQVL, encoded by the coding sequence ATGCCCTTGCAAGGAGTGCCTGAGATGAGCCTCGTTCCCCTTCCGCGCCTGATCGTCGAGCCGCTGGTGCGGGCGGCCCTTCTCGAAGATCTGGGTCTTGCCGGTGATATCACCTCGGCCTCCGTCATCCCTCGCGATCACCGTTCGACGGTGGTGATGGCGGCCCGTCAGTCGGGCGTGATCGCCGGTCTCGATGCCGCCGAACTCGCTTTCTCTCTCGTCGATCCTGAGATCGTCTTGCGCCGCCATCTTCAGGATGGCGACGCGGTCAAGCCTGGCGACGTGATCGCCACCATCGAAGGCCGGTCGCGCGGCCTGCTGAGCGCCGAGCGCACCGCGCTGAATTTCCTCGGCCATCTCTCAGGTATTGCGACTGTGACGGCTCAGATCGCCGCCGCCATTCGCGGCACCAAGGCATCAGTTGCCTGCACGCGCAAGACGACGCCGGGGCTGAGGGCGCTGGAGAAATATGCCGTGCGGGCCGGCGGCGGCATGAACCACCGTTTCGCGCTTTATGACGCGGTGCTGATCAAGGATAATCACGTCGCCATCGCCGGCGGCGTCGCTGAAGCGATCCGCCGGGCAAGGGCCGGCGTCGGCCATATGGTGAAGATCGAGGTCGAGGTGGATACCCTCGATCAGCTGCGCGAAGCGATGGAGACCGGCGTCGACGCCATTCTGCTCGACAATATGACACCGGATCAGCTGCGCGAGGCCGTCGCCATCGTCGCCGGCCGAGCGATCACCGAGGCATCCGGCCGCGTCACGCCGATAACAGCTGCCGAAATCGCGGCTTCCGGTGTCGACCTCATTTCCGTCGGCTGGTTGACGCACAGCGCGCCGGTGCTCGATATCGGGCTCGATTTCGTCGAGGCCGTGACCGCGACGGAGGTTAGCCCGAAACGGATTGCACAGGTGCTGTAA
- a CDS encoding flagellar biosynthesis protein FlhA, with translation MIRLLPPFAAIAKRTDILFAGFFAVIVAMMVLPMPTALIDAMIALNLAFAFVVLVTTIYLRTVLDISTFPAVILIGTLVRLALTISTTRLVLAEGDAGEIISAFGSFVVAGNVVVGLIMFLIIALVQFIVVTKGAERIAEVGARFTLDAMPGKQLAIDSDLRSGHITGEAAQKRRSQLERESQFFGAMDGAMRFVKGDAIAGLVIVAVNLLGGLTIGIFQRGLSFSEAAHLYSLLSIGDGLVSQIPSMLMAVAAGTVVTRVSADESSNLGSEIGRQLVKEPRALGIAAAITLAAGLIPGFPTTILWPIGIGLATLALVLVRKRRPQSPAIDAANGLAHQQNGTATAALDRAKYGDPIVATLSAATMSRLETDNLGGHLDARIRVAARAVGVAITVPTFNADPRIGEDMIHIQVENVPAGLISCKADRPAELIAQDIVRIVRRHTGSIFSVDDATQWLAGLEPRLGKLAIDVRTQVSPMLLVAVIRRLLDSGVTLSQPRGLLETMLKIEPHEQDPDKLAEKARWALSRQIAFGLLDQRGLLPVLSLSPEWERFVRSYGDASDKTEKEEISEKLRRLANETKDALVDANERGFDPVVVMPGELRFLTQALMIRHNCRVPVVAIEEIDHDITSDVVGMVGVQQENAA, from the coding sequence ATGATCCGCCTCCTGCCGCCATTCGCAGCCATCGCCAAACGGACCGACATCCTGTTTGCGGGATTTTTCGCCGTCATCGTCGCCATGATGGTGCTGCCGATGCCGACGGCGCTGATCGATGCGATGATTGCCTTGAATCTCGCCTTTGCCTTCGTTGTCCTGGTAACGACCATCTACCTGCGCACCGTGCTCGACATTTCGACCTTTCCGGCCGTCATCCTGATCGGAACCCTGGTTCGTCTCGCCTTAACGATTTCCACAACCCGGCTGGTGCTTGCCGAGGGCGATGCCGGCGAGATCATTTCCGCATTCGGTTCCTTCGTCGTTGCCGGCAATGTCGTCGTCGGCCTCATCATGTTTCTAATCATCGCCTTGGTTCAGTTCATCGTCGTGACCAAGGGCGCTGAAAGAATTGCCGAAGTCGGCGCCCGCTTCACGCTCGACGCCATGCCCGGCAAGCAGCTTGCCATCGACAGCGACCTGCGCAGCGGCCATATCACCGGCGAAGCCGCCCAGAAGCGGCGCTCGCAGCTGGAACGGGAAAGCCAGTTCTTCGGCGCCATGGACGGCGCCATGCGGTTCGTCAAGGGCGACGCCATTGCCGGACTGGTGATCGTCGCCGTCAATCTCCTCGGCGGCCTGACGATCGGTATCTTCCAGCGTGGATTGAGCTTTTCCGAGGCCGCCCACCTCTATTCGCTGCTGTCCATCGGCGACGGTCTCGTGTCCCAGATCCCGTCAATGCTGATGGCGGTTGCCGCCGGCACGGTGGTCACCCGCGTCAGCGCCGACGAAAGCAGCAATCTCGGCAGCGAAATTGGCCGCCAGTTGGTGAAGGAGCCCCGCGCCCTCGGCATTGCCGCTGCAATCACGCTGGCAGCCGGCCTCATCCCTGGCTTTCCGACCACCATCCTCTGGCCGATCGGCATCGGTCTGGCGACACTGGCGCTTGTCCTCGTCCGCAAGCGCAGACCCCAATCCCCCGCAATCGACGCCGCAAATGGTTTGGCTCATCAGCAGAACGGCACAGCGACAGCCGCCCTCGATCGCGCCAAATATGGCGACCCCATCGTCGCGACGCTCTCGGCGGCCACGATGTCCCGGCTCGAGACCGATAATCTCGGCGGCCATCTCGATGCGCGCATCCGCGTTGCGGCCCGCGCGGTGGGCGTCGCCATCACCGTGCCGACCTTCAACGCCGACCCCCGCATAGGGGAGGACATGATCCATATCCAGGTCGAGAATGTGCCGGCTGGGCTCATATCCTGCAAGGCTGATCGTCCGGCGGAGCTGATCGCCCAGGATATCGTTCGCATTGTCCGGCGCCATACCGGCTCGATTTTCAGCGTCGATGATGCAACGCAGTGGCTTGCGGGCCTTGAGCCAAGACTGGGCAAGCTCGCCATCGACGTTCGTACCCAGGTTTCACCGATGCTGCTGGTTGCGGTCATTCGGCGCCTGCTCGATTCCGGCGTCACGTTATCGCAGCCGCGCGGCCTTCTGGAGACAATGCTCAAGATCGAGCCGCACGAGCAGGATCCGGACAAATTGGCCGAGAAGGCGCGATGGGCTCTGTCGCGGCAGATCGCCTTCGGTCTTCTCGATCAGCGGGGACTGCTGCCCGTGCTGTCGCTTTCACCGGAATGGGAACGCTTCGTCCGATCTTACGGCGACGCCTCGGACAAGACGGAAAAGGAAGAGATCAGCGAAAAGCTGCGCCGATTGGCGAACGAAACCAAGGACGCCCTGGTGGATGCCAATGAGCGCGGCTTCGATCCGGTCGTCGTCATGCCGGGCGAACTGCGCTTCCTGACGCAAGCATTGATGATCCGGCACAATTGCCGCGTGCCGGTCGTCGCAATCGAAGAAATAGACCACGACATCACCTCCGATGTCGTGGGCATGGTCGGAGTGCAGCAAGAAAACGCTGCGTAG